TGCACGTGGACATTGACCAGGCGGGTGTCGGCCTTGTACTGGTAGCCCCAGACCTGCTCGAGCAGCATCTCGCGCGTGAACACCTGCTGCGGGCGGCTGGCGAGCGCGTGCAGGAGGTCGAACTCGAGGGGCGTGAGGTTGATCCGCTCCTCGCCGCGGCGCACCTCGTGGCCCTCGACGTCGACCACGAGGTCGCCGACCTGCAGGAGCCCGGGCGACGCGGCGGCCGTGGGGCGCAGGCGCGTGCGGATGCGGGCGACGAGCTCCTTCGGGTTGAAGGGCTTGACGATGTAGTCGTCGGCGCCGGACTCGAGGCCCTTGACGACGTCGGCCGTGTCGGACTTCGCCGTCAGCATGATGATGGGGACGCCCGACTCGGCGCGGATGAGGTCGCACACCTGGATGCCGTCGAGGCCGGGGAGCATGAGGTCGAGGAGCACCAGGTCGGGCTTGCCCTCGTGGAACGCGGCGAGCGCCTGGCCGCCGTCCCCGCAGAAGGAGGGCTCGAAGCCCTCGGTGCGCAGGACGATGCCGATCATCTCGGCGAGCGCGGTGTCGTCGTCGACCACCAGGATCCGTGCTGTCATCTGAAGGGGTTCCCTGTCCTCGTAGGCCCCCAGGGTAGCCGGTGGATCCTCGGGGATCGGCCGGTCCCTCCGGCGCGGGACTTCGCGCGCGGCCTGTGGGAGGCTGGCGGGCGTGACCGACGACCAGAGCTGGCAGGCCCCGGGCGGCGCGCCGTCGGGCCTCGGGGGGTCCCCGGATCCCGATCGCGCGGACGCGGGGAGCGCTGTCCCGCCGGCACAGCCGTACGCGGCTCCGCCCGCCCCCGCTACCCCGCCGCCGCCCGGCTCCCCGCCGCCGCCCGGCTGGGGCGCCGCTCCCGGCTGGACCCCGCCGCCGAGGCCCGGCCTGCTGCCGCTCCGGCCGCTGGGCCTCGGCGCCATCCTCGCCGGCTCCTTCCAGACGCTGCGCCGGAACCCCGGCGCCACAGCCGGCAGCGCCCTGCTGATCCAGGGGCTCGTCGGCGTCGTGACCCTCCTGATCGTGGGCGGGGTGACCGGCTTCGTCGTCACGCGCGTCCTCTCGGCGCGCGAGGCGGACCAGGGTCCGCTCATCGCGGGCGGCGTGGCGGCGGTCGTGATCGCGGGCATCGTCACGATCGTGCTGTCGATCGTCGCGTCGGCGTTCCTCCAAGGCGTCGTGGCGAGCGAGGTGGCGCGCGGCACGCTCGGCGAGCGGCTGCGGATGCGCGCGCTCTGGCGGCTGGCCCGCCCGCGGATCATGCCGCTCGTGCTGTGGAGCCTCTCCCTCACCGCGGCGTGGACGCTCGTCTTCGGCGTGCTCGTCGGCATCGTGGCCCTGCTGGTGCTCGCCGGCGGCGCGGGCATCGTCGCGGGGATCCTCGTCGGCGTGCTCGGCGTGATGGGCCTCGTGGTCGTCTCCGCCTGGGTCTCGACGCGGCTCGCCCTCGTGCCGAGCGCCATCGTGATCGAGCGGCTCCGGCCGCTGGCGGCGGCCCGGCGGTCGTGGTCACTCACCATCGGCTCGTTCTGGCGCGTGCTCGGGATCCTGCTGCTCACCGCGGTCATCGTGTCCACGGCCGCGAACGTGGTGACGGTGCCGCTGACCCTGCTGACCTCCATCCTGCAGACCGTCCTGTTCCCGAACGGGGAGCTCGACTTCCAGACCTTCGACGCCTCGGTGGTCTTCTACCTCGGCGCGCAGCTGCTCTCGGTCGTGGTGAGCGTGGTGGTGGGCAGCATCGGCGCGGTCGTCACGTCGGCGAACGCGGCCATCCTCTACATCGACCTGCGGATGCGGCGCGAGGGGCTCGACCTCGAGCTCGCGCGCTTCGCCGAGGAGCGCGCGGCGGGCGCGGCGTCGGCCACCGGGCCGGACGCGCGGGATCCGTACCAGGCGCCCGCGGGAGCCGCCGGCCCGGGACGCGCGTGACCGCCTCCCTCCTCCTCGCCCCGGCCGCGCGCGCGGCCGCGGTGCCGCTCGACCCCGACGCCGACGACGCGCGCCGCCTGCTCGTCGACGAGCTCGCGAAGCCCGAGTACGAGGCCGCGCGGCCGAACGCCCTGGACCTCGCTGCGCAGGCCGTGGGCGACTGGATCGCGCGTCTCCTCGACGGGGCGGGCAGCGGCCTCGCCGACCTCGCGCCCGTGGTGATCGGCGTGCTCGTCCTCGCGGTGGTCGTGGTCGCGTTCCTCGTGTTCGGGGCGCCGCGGCGGGACCGGCGGCGGGCGGCGGCCCGCGGCGACGGGCTCTTCGGATCCGACGACCGGCGCTCCGCCGAGGAGCTGCGCCGCGCGGCCGAGGCGTCCCGCCGCGCGGGCGACCTGGCGGCGGCCGCGTCCGACCTGTTCCGGGCGATCGCGCGCGAGCAGGCCGAGCGCACGATCGTGGCCGTGGATCCGGGCACCACCGCCCGCGGGTTCGCCCGGCGCGCGGGTTCCGCGCACCCGGCCCACGCCGCGCGCCTCGTCGTCGCCGCCGACGACTTCGACGCCGTGCGCTACCTCGGCCGCCCCGGCACCGAGGAGATGCTCGACCGGCTCTCGGCGCTCGACCGCGACCTGCGGACGGCCGTGCCCGTGCTCCACGAGCCCGTCGGCGCGGGTCCCCGGTGAGCGCGCCCGCGACCGCCCCCGCGCCCGCCGCCCTCGCGACGCCCGAGACCCGCACGCCGCGGCAGGCGCTCCGCCGAGCCGGCACGTGGATCGCGCTGGCCGCCCTCGCCGTGCTCGTCGCCGTGGCCTCCCTCGCGGTGTCCGGCGCCGCGCGGCAGGGCGATGCGCTCGCGCCCGACAACCCGGCGCCCGGCGGCACGCAGGCGCTGGCCCGCGTGCTCGAGGCGCAGGGCGTGGAGGTCACGCTCGCCACGACGCTCGCCGGGGCGAGGGACGCCGTCGGGGACGGCGAGGACACGACGCTCGTGCTCGGCGCGACCTCGGACCGCCTCGACGACGACCGGCTGGCGGAGGTCGGCCGCCTCGCGACGCGCACGGTGCTCCTGGCCCCCGACTTCCGCACGCTGCAGGTCATTGCGCCCGACGTCGCGGCGGGCGGCGCGGCCGAGTCCGCCGACCGCGCGCTCGACGCCGTCTGCGCGCTCCCGGCCGCCAGGGCCGCCGGATCCGTGCCCGACGACGCCCCCGTGTTCCGGTACCTCGGCGACGACGCGTCGGCCGCCGTCACGTGCTTCCCCGACGACACCGGTCAGGCGTTCGCGCTCCTCGAGGTGCCCGCTGCCCTCGCTCCCGGCGGGACCGTGGCCGTGCTCGGCGCGGATCCGATCCTCACGAACGACCGCATCGCCGAGCAGGGATCCGCCGCGCTCGCCCTGGGCGTGCTCGGCGAGCGGCCGCGGCTCGTCTGGTACACGCCGTCGCCCGACGACGCCGCGACGGACGCGCCGCCCACGCTCGGCGAGCTCACGCCCGGGTGGGTGACCCCGGCGATCCTGCTGCTGGGCACCGCCGCCCTCGCCGCCGCCGTGTGGCGCGGCCGCCGCTTCGGCCCGCTCGTGGTGGAGCGCCTGCCCGTCGTGGTGCGCGCCGACGAGACCGCCGAGGGCCGCGCCCGGCTCTACCAGCGGGCGGACGCGCGCGGCCACGCCCTCGACGCGCTGCGCGTGGGGACGGTCGACCGCATCGCGTCGACGCTCGCGCTCGGCCGCCTCGCGTCCGTGGACGACGTCGTCGCCGCATCTGCCGCCGCGCTCCGCGAGGACCCCGCGGCCATCCGCCGCCTGCTCCTCGACGACCGCCCCCGCACCGACCGCGACCTCGTCGACCTCGCCGGGCGCCTCGCCGCCCTCGAGCGCCGGGTCGCCCGCGCCGCCGACCCGACCGACCACACCAGGAGAATGGATCCATGACCGACGACCTCCGCACCAGCCTGCTCGCCGTCCGGACCGAGGTCGGGAAGGCCGTCGTCGGCCAGGACGGCGCCGTGACCGGCATGATCATCGCCCTCCTCGCCCGCGGCCACGTGCTCCTCGAGGGCGTGCCCGGCGTCGCGAAGACGCTGCTCGTGCGCGCGCTCAGCGAGGCCCTCCGCCTCGACACCGCGCGCGTGCAGTTCACGCCCGACCTCATGCCAGGCGACAT
The genomic region above belongs to Clavibacter phaseoli and contains:
- the mtrA gene encoding MtrAB system response regulator MtrA, which translates into the protein MTARILVVDDDTALAEMIGIVLRTEGFEPSFCGDGGQALAAFHEGKPDLVLLDLMLPGLDGIQVCDLIRAESGVPIIMLTAKSDTADVVKGLESGADDYIVKPFNPKELVARIRTRLRPTAAASPGLLQVGDLVVDVEGHEVRRGEERINLTPLEFDLLHALASRPQQVFTREMLLEQVWGYQYKADTRLVNVHVQRLRAKVEDDPDNPRIVMTVRGVGYRAGAAA
- a CDS encoding DUF4129 domain-containing protein; its protein translation is MTASLLLAPAARAAAVPLDPDADDARRLLVDELAKPEYEAARPNALDLAAQAVGDWIARLLDGAGSGLADLAPVVIGVLVLAVVVVAFLVFGAPRRDRRRAAARGDGLFGSDDRRSAEELRRAAEASRRAGDLAAAASDLFRAIAREQAERTIVAVDPGTTARGFARRAGSAHPAHAARLVVAADDFDAVRYLGRPGTEEMLDRLSALDRDLRTAVPVLHEPVGAGPR
- a CDS encoding DUF4350 domain-containing protein, with protein sequence MSAPATAPAPAALATPETRTPRQALRRAGTWIALAALAVLVAVASLAVSGAARQGDALAPDNPAPGGTQALARVLEAQGVEVTLATTLAGARDAVGDGEDTTLVLGATSDRLDDDRLAEVGRLATRTVLLAPDFRTLQVIAPDVAAGGAAESADRALDAVCALPAARAAGSVPDDAPVFRYLGDDASAAVTCFPDDTGQAFALLEVPAALAPGGTVAVLGADPILTNDRIAEQGSAALALGVLGERPRLVWYTPSPDDAATDAPPTLGELTPGWVTPAILLLGTAALAAAVWRGRRFGPLVVERLPVVVRADETAEGRARLYQRADARGHALDALRVGTVDRIASTLALGRLASVDDVVAASAAALREDPAAIRRLLLDDRPRTDRDLVDLAGRLAALERRVARAADPTDHTRRMDP